A stretch of Eleutherodactylus coqui strain aEleCoq1 chromosome 9, aEleCoq1.hap1, whole genome shotgun sequence DNA encodes these proteins:
- the BHLHE22 gene encoding class E basic helix-loop-helix protein 22 codes for MERALAEEELFHKSLSAKRMESAFRSPQGLDLSQSGDRSPLHCYDSPDPADLLRHHQTSALPSGVVGDPLALAAASMCAKYGAEGAGRGVSVAESSGGEDQSPDDDSDGRCELVLRPGDHRSSQPGMKSDAPCGPGGGKKSKEQKALRLNINARERRRMHDLNDALDELRSVIPYAHSPSVRKLSKIATLLLAKNYILMQAQALEEMRRLVAYLNQGQALSAASIPNPAAAAAAVALHPALGAYEQAAAASAGYPFSTVASSCPDKCALFNSVSSSLCKQCTDKP; via the coding sequence ATGGAGAGGGCGCTGGCAGAAGAAGAGTTGTTCCACAAGAGTCTCAGCGCTAAGAGGATGGAGTCTGCCTTCCGCTCACCCCAGGGTCTGGACTTGTCCCAGTCGGGAGATCGCTCACCACTCCACTGCTATGACAGCCCGGACCCGGCAGACCTCCTGCGCCACCACCAGACCTCAGCGCTGCCATCAGGGGTAGTGGGAGACCCTTTAGCGCTCGCGGCTGCCAGCATGTGCGCCAAGTACGGTGCAGAAGGCGCAGGCAGGGGGGTATCcgtggcggagagcagcggaggcGAGGACCAGAGCCCCGACGATGACAGTGACGGTCGCTGTGAGCTGGTGCTCAGGCCGGGAGATCATAGATCCTCTCAGCCTGGGATGAAGTCGGATGCGCCCTGTGGACCTGGCGGAGGGAAGAAGTCTAAAGAGCAGAAAGCCCTGCGGCTCAACATCAACGCTCGGGAGAGGAGACGCATGCACGATCTGAACGATGCCCTGGACGAGCTGCGATCTGTCATCCCTTATGCCCATAGTCCTTCAGTCAGGAAACTCTCCAAGATAGCCACCCTGCTCCTGGCCAAGAACTACATCCTCATGCAAGCCCAGGCGCTGGAAGAAATGAGAAGACTGGTGGCTTATCTCAACCAAGGCCAGGCTCTCTCTGCTGCTTCCATCCCCAACCCTGCTGCAGCCGCCGCTGCCGTTGCGCTGCACCCTGCACTTGGAGCCTATGAACAAGCGGCGGCGGCCAGCGCAGGCTACCCGTTCAGCACCGTGGCCAGCTCCTGCCCGGATAAATGTGCCCTATTCAACAGCGTGTCGTCCAGTCTCTGCAAACAGTGTACTGATAAGCCTTAA